In the Syntrophorhabdaceae bacterium genome, one interval contains:
- a CDS encoding (2Fe-2S)-binding protein gives MMKKEIAFTLNNEQVTIEVDPQWTLLYLLREVLEMTGTKEGCGYGECGACTVIIDGQAVNSCLFPVMEVEGKSVTTIEGIASRDGSMHPLQTAFVNEGAVQCGFCTPGMIMSAKALLDTKEKPTEDEIKEAIEGNLCRCTGYVKIMDAIKSVAGGR, from the coding sequence ATGATGAAAAAAGAGATAGCATTTACACTGAACAACGAACAGGTGACCATAGAGGTTGATCCCCAGTGGACACTCCTCTATCTGCTCAGAGAGGTCCTTGAAATGACAGGCACAAAAGAAGGCTGCGGATATGGTGAATGCGGCGCCTGTACGGTGATTATCGATGGTCAGGCGGTGAATTCCTGCCTATTCCCTGTCATGGAAGTTGAGGGTAAGAGCGTTACAACCATAGAAGGCATTGCCTCCAGGGACGGCTCAATGCACCCCCTCCAGACGGCATTCGTCAATGAGGGTGCGGTCCAGTGCGGGTTCTGCACACCGGGCATGATCATGTCTGCCAAGGCCCTCCTCGATACAAAGGAGAAACCGACAGAGGATGAGATCAAAGAGGCCATTGAAGGCAATCTCTGCAGATGCACAGGGTACGTCAAGATAATGGATGCCATAAAATCAGTTGCAGGCGGGAGGTGA